A part of Anolis sagrei isolate rAnoSag1 chromosome 3, rAnoSag1.mat, whole genome shotgun sequence genomic DNA contains:
- the U2SURP gene encoding U2 snRNP-associated SURP motif-containing protein isoform X5, giving the protein MADKTPGGSQKASAKARPPDTTRSTSSPEPHQPLLENKLKAFSIGKMSAAKRTLSKKEQEELKKKEDEKAAAEIYEEFLAAFEGSDGSKVKTFVRGGIVNASKGDHDTDEKRGKIYKLSSRFADQKSQPKESSSSNERPPSLLVIETKKPPLKKGEKEKKKSNLELFKEELKQIQEERDERHKTKGRLSRFEPPQSDSDGQRRSMDAPSRRNRSSVLDDYAPGSHDVGDPSTTNLYLGNINPQMNEEMLCQEFGRFGPLASVKIMWPRTDEERARERNCGFVAFMNRRDAERALKNLNGKMIMSFEMKLGWGKAVPIPPHPIYIPHSMMEHTLPPPPSGLPFNAQPRERLKNPNAPMLPPPKNKEDFEKTLSQAIVKVVIPTERNLLALIHRMIEFVVREGPMFEAMIMNREINNPMFRFLFENQTPAHVYYRWKLYSILQGDAPTKWRTEDFRMFKNGSFWRPPPLNPYLHGMSEEQEPEAFVEEPSKKGALKEEQRDKLEEILRGLTPRKNDIGDAMVFCLNNAEAAEEIVDCIAESLSILKTPLPKKIARLYLVSDVLYNSSAKVANASYYRKFFESKLCQIYSDLNATYRAIQGHLQSENFKQRVMTCFRAWEDWAIYPEPFLIKLQNIFLGLVNIIEEKETEEVPDDLDGAPIIEEELDGAPLEDVDGIPIDVAPIDDLDGVPIKSLDDDLDGVPLDATEESKKNEPIFKVAPSKWEAVDESALESQAVTTSKWELFDQHEESEEEENQNQEEESEDEEDTQSSKSEEHHMYSNPIREEMSDSKSSSKYSEMSEEKRAKLREIELKVMKFQDELESGKRPKKQGQSLQEQVEHYRDKLLQREKEKEMERERERDKKDKEKSECRSKDKKEKEECTPTRKERKRRHSTSPSPSRSSGSRRAKSPSPKSERSERSERSHKESSRSRSSHKDSPRDASKKAKRSPSGSRTPKRSRRSRSRSPKKSGKKSRSQSRSPHRSHKKSKKSKH; this is encoded by the exons cAGCCGCTTTTAGAAAACAAACTTAAAGCATTCAGTATTGGCAAGATGAGTGCTGCCAAGAGGACTTTAAGCAAAAAGGAGCAGGAGGAATTGAAGAAAAAG GAGGATGAAAAGGCTGCTGCAGAAATTTATGAAGAATTCCTTGCGGCATTTGAAGGAAGTGATGGCAGTAAAGTGAAGACGTTTGTCAGAGGAGGCATTGTTAATGCATCCAAAG GAGACCATGACACAGATGAAAAACGAGGAAAAATCTACAAACTTTCATCACGCTTTGCTGATCAAAAAAGTCAACCGAAAGAGTCTTCGTCCTCCAATGAGAGGCCTCCATCCCTTCTAGTGATAGAAACGAAAAAGCCA CCGttgaagaagggggaaaaagaaaagaagaaaagcaatTTGGAGCTTTTTAAAGAGGAATTAAAACA AATTCAAGAAGAGCGTGATGAAAGGCATAAAACAAAAGGGAGATTAAGTCGATTTGAGCCTCCTCAATCCGATTCAGATGGCCAGCGCCGCTCCA TGGATGCACCTTCAAGAAGAAACAGATCTTCGG TATTAGATGACTATGCTCCAGGTTCTCATGATGTAGGAGACCCGAGTACAACAAATTTGTACCTTGGAAACATTAATCCCCAG ATGAATGAAGAGATGTTATGTCAGGAATTTGGACGCTTTGGACCTCTAGCAAGTGTCAAAATTATGTGGCCAAGAACTGATGAAGAAAGAGCAAGGGAAAGGAATTGTGGATTTGTAGCCTTCATGAACAGGAGAGATGCTGAACGTGCATTGAAGAACTTAAACG gGAAGATGATCATGTCTTTTGAAATGAAATTAGGCTGGGGAAAAGCTGTCCCTATTCCTCCACATCCTATATACATTCCCCATTCGATGATGGAGCATACTCTCCCACCGCCTCCTTCAGGACTGCCATTTAATGCTCAGCCCAGAGAGAGGTTGAAGAACCCCAACGCACCCATGTTGCCACCACCCAAAAACAAAGAGGATTTTGAGAAG ACTCTGTCGCAAGCCATAGTCAAAGTGGTTATCCCAACAGAAAG gaATTTGCTTGCGCTGATACATCGAATGATAGAATTTGTGGTGCGTGAGGGACCCATGTTTGAAGCCATGATTATGAATAGAGAAATCAACAACCCAATGTTCAG GTTTTTGTTTGAGAATCAGACTCCGGCCCATGTATACTACAGGTGGAAGCTTTATTCAATTCTACAg GGTGACGCTCCAACCAAATGGAGGACTGAAGATTTCCGTATGTTTAAAAATGGCTCATTTTGGAGACCACCTCCTTTGAATCCTTATCTCCATGGAATGTCAGAAGAACAAGAACCCGAAGCCTTTGTAGAGGAGCCAAGCAAGAAGGGCGCACTTAAGGAGGA ACAGAGGGACAAATTAGAGGAAATCCTGCGTGGGTTAACACCGCGTAAGAATGATATTGGAGATGCAATGGTTTTCTGTCTTAATAATGCTGAAGCCGCAGAAGAAATTGTAGACTGCATTGCTGAGTCGCTATCCATCTTGAAAACTCCACTTCCCAAAAAG ATTGCAAGATTATATTTGGTTTCTGATGTGCTATACAATTCATCTGCAAAAGTTGCCAATGCTTCATATTACAGAAAATT TTTTGAGTCAAAATTATGTCAGATATACTCTGATCTGAATGCAACCTACCGAGCAATACAAGGGCATCTGCAATCTGAAAACTTCaag CAACGGGTAATGACATGCTTCAGAGCATGGGAAGACTGGGCGATTTATCCAGAACCATTTTTGATCAAACTGCAGAATATTTTCTTGGGGCTTGTAAATATTATTGAAGAAAAGGAAACAGAG GAAGTACCTGATGATCTTGATGGAGCTCCTATTATTGAGGAAGAGCTTGATGGTGCTCCTCTAGAAGATGTGGATGGAATTCCTATTGATGTTGCTCCCATTGATGACCTTGATGGAGTTCCTATTAAGTCGCTTGATGATGATCTTGACGGTGTACCTT TGGATGCTACTGAAGAGTCTAAAAAGAATGAGCCAATTTTCAAAGTTGCCCCTTCAAAGTGGGAAGCAGTGGATGAATCTGCACTTGAATCACAAG CGGTAACAACATCTAAATGGGAACTGTTTGACCAGCATGAAGAatcagaagaggaggaaaatcagAA CCaagaggaagagagtgaagatgaGGAAGATACCCAGAGTTCTAAATCAGAGGAGCATCATATGTACTCCAATCCTATCAGAGAAGAAATGTCTGATTCAAAGTCTTCAAGCAAATACTCAGAAATGAGTGAGGAAAAACGTGCCAAACTCCGAGAGATTGAG CTGAAGGTAATGAAGTTTCAAGATGAACTGGAATCTGGAAAAAGGCCCAAAAAGCAAGGCCAGAGTCTTCAAGAACAGGTCGAACACTACCGTGACAAACTGCTCCAGAGG gagaaggaaaaggaaatggagagggaaagggaaagagacaagaaagacaaagaaaaatctgaatgcagatcaaaagacaaaaaggaaaaagaagaatgtACGCCAACAAGGAAAGAGAG GAAACGGCGACACAGCACGTCGCCCAGCCCGTCCCGGAGCAGCGGAAGCAGACGAGCGAAATCACCATCACCCAAATCAGAACGCTCAGAGCGATCTGAGAGATCACACAAAGAGAGCTCACGTTCCAGGTCTTCTCACAAAGATTCTCCCAGAGATGCCAGTAAAAAAGCCAAAAG GTCACCATCTGGCTCAAGGACACCCAAAAGATCAAGAAGATCACGATCCAGGTCACCTAAAAAGTCAGGAAAAAAATCCAGATCCCAGTCCCGCTCTCCACACAGATCCCACAAGAAATCAAAGAAAAGCAAACACTGA
- the U2SURP gene encoding U2 snRNP-associated SURP motif-containing protein isoform X3 has translation MADKTPGGSQKASAKARPPDTTRSTSSPEPHPLLENKLKAFSIGKMSAAKRTLSKKEQEELKKKEDEKAAAEIYEEFLAAFEGSDGSKVKTFVRGGIVNASKGDHDTDEKRGKIYKLSSRFADQKSQPKESSSSNERPPSLLVIETKKPVSPLKKGEKEKKKSNLELFKEELKQIQEERDERHKTKGRLSRFEPPQSDSDGQRRSMDAPSRRNRSSGVLDDYAPGSHDVGDPSTTNLYLGNINPQMNEEMLCQEFGRFGPLASVKIMWPRTDEERARERNCGFVAFMNRRDAERALKNLNGKMIMSFEMKLGWGKAVPIPPHPIYIPHSMMEHTLPPPPSGLPFNAQPRERLKNPNAPMLPPPKNKEDFEKTLSQAIVKVVIPTERNLLALIHRMIEFVVREGPMFEAMIMNREINNPMFRFLFENQTPAHVYYRWKLYSILQGDAPTKWRTEDFRMFKNGSFWRPPPLNPYLHGMSEEQEPEAFVEEPSKKGALKEEQRDKLEEILRGLTPRKNDIGDAMVFCLNNAEAAEEIVDCIAESLSILKTPLPKKIARLYLVSDVLYNSSAKVANASYYRKFFESKLCQIYSDLNATYRAIQGHLQSENFKQRVMTCFRAWEDWAIYPEPFLIKLQNIFLGLVNIIEEKETEEVPDDLDGAPIIEEELDGAPLEDVDGIPIDVAPIDDLDGVPIKSLDDDLDGVPLDATEESKKNEPIFKVAPSKWEAVDESALESQAVTTSKWELFDQHEESEEEENQNQEEESEDEEDTQSSKSEEHHMYSNPIREEMSDSKSSSKYSEMSEEKRAKLREIELKVMKFQDELESGKRPKKQGQSLQEQVEHYRDKLLQREKEKEMERERERDKKDKEKSECRSKDKKEKEECTPTRKERKRRHSTSPSPSRSSGSRRAKSPSPKSERSERSERSHKESSRSRSSHKDSPRDASKKAKRSPSGSRTPKRSRRSRSRSPKKSGKKSRSQSRSPHRSHKKSKKSKH, from the exons CCGCTTTTAGAAAACAAACTTAAAGCATTCAGTATTGGCAAGATGAGTGCTGCCAAGAGGACTTTAAGCAAAAAGGAGCAGGAGGAATTGAAGAAAAAG GAGGATGAAAAGGCTGCTGCAGAAATTTATGAAGAATTCCTTGCGGCATTTGAAGGAAGTGATGGCAGTAAAGTGAAGACGTTTGTCAGAGGAGGCATTGTTAATGCATCCAAAG GAGACCATGACACAGATGAAAAACGAGGAAAAATCTACAAACTTTCATCACGCTTTGCTGATCAAAAAAGTCAACCGAAAGAGTCTTCGTCCTCCAATGAGAGGCCTCCATCCCTTCTAGTGATAGAAACGAAAAAGCCAGTaagt CCGttgaagaagggggaaaaagaaaagaagaaaagcaatTTGGAGCTTTTTAAAGAGGAATTAAAACA AATTCAAGAAGAGCGTGATGAAAGGCATAAAACAAAAGGGAGATTAAGTCGATTTGAGCCTCCTCAATCCGATTCAGATGGCCAGCGCCGCTCCA TGGATGCACCTTCAAGAAGAAACAGATCTTCGGGTG TATTAGATGACTATGCTCCAGGTTCTCATGATGTAGGAGACCCGAGTACAACAAATTTGTACCTTGGAAACATTAATCCCCAG ATGAATGAAGAGATGTTATGTCAGGAATTTGGACGCTTTGGACCTCTAGCAAGTGTCAAAATTATGTGGCCAAGAACTGATGAAGAAAGAGCAAGGGAAAGGAATTGTGGATTTGTAGCCTTCATGAACAGGAGAGATGCTGAACGTGCATTGAAGAACTTAAACG gGAAGATGATCATGTCTTTTGAAATGAAATTAGGCTGGGGAAAAGCTGTCCCTATTCCTCCACATCCTATATACATTCCCCATTCGATGATGGAGCATACTCTCCCACCGCCTCCTTCAGGACTGCCATTTAATGCTCAGCCCAGAGAGAGGTTGAAGAACCCCAACGCACCCATGTTGCCACCACCCAAAAACAAAGAGGATTTTGAGAAG ACTCTGTCGCAAGCCATAGTCAAAGTGGTTATCCCAACAGAAAG gaATTTGCTTGCGCTGATACATCGAATGATAGAATTTGTGGTGCGTGAGGGACCCATGTTTGAAGCCATGATTATGAATAGAGAAATCAACAACCCAATGTTCAG GTTTTTGTTTGAGAATCAGACTCCGGCCCATGTATACTACAGGTGGAAGCTTTATTCAATTCTACAg GGTGACGCTCCAACCAAATGGAGGACTGAAGATTTCCGTATGTTTAAAAATGGCTCATTTTGGAGACCACCTCCTTTGAATCCTTATCTCCATGGAATGTCAGAAGAACAAGAACCCGAAGCCTTTGTAGAGGAGCCAAGCAAGAAGGGCGCACTTAAGGAGGA ACAGAGGGACAAATTAGAGGAAATCCTGCGTGGGTTAACACCGCGTAAGAATGATATTGGAGATGCAATGGTTTTCTGTCTTAATAATGCTGAAGCCGCAGAAGAAATTGTAGACTGCATTGCTGAGTCGCTATCCATCTTGAAAACTCCACTTCCCAAAAAG ATTGCAAGATTATATTTGGTTTCTGATGTGCTATACAATTCATCTGCAAAAGTTGCCAATGCTTCATATTACAGAAAATT TTTTGAGTCAAAATTATGTCAGATATACTCTGATCTGAATGCAACCTACCGAGCAATACAAGGGCATCTGCAATCTGAAAACTTCaag CAACGGGTAATGACATGCTTCAGAGCATGGGAAGACTGGGCGATTTATCCAGAACCATTTTTGATCAAACTGCAGAATATTTTCTTGGGGCTTGTAAATATTATTGAAGAAAAGGAAACAGAG GAAGTACCTGATGATCTTGATGGAGCTCCTATTATTGAGGAAGAGCTTGATGGTGCTCCTCTAGAAGATGTGGATGGAATTCCTATTGATGTTGCTCCCATTGATGACCTTGATGGAGTTCCTATTAAGTCGCTTGATGATGATCTTGACGGTGTACCTT TGGATGCTACTGAAGAGTCTAAAAAGAATGAGCCAATTTTCAAAGTTGCCCCTTCAAAGTGGGAAGCAGTGGATGAATCTGCACTTGAATCACAAG CGGTAACAACATCTAAATGGGAACTGTTTGACCAGCATGAAGAatcagaagaggaggaaaatcagAA CCaagaggaagagagtgaagatgaGGAAGATACCCAGAGTTCTAAATCAGAGGAGCATCATATGTACTCCAATCCTATCAGAGAAGAAATGTCTGATTCAAAGTCTTCAAGCAAATACTCAGAAATGAGTGAGGAAAAACGTGCCAAACTCCGAGAGATTGAG CTGAAGGTAATGAAGTTTCAAGATGAACTGGAATCTGGAAAAAGGCCCAAAAAGCAAGGCCAGAGTCTTCAAGAACAGGTCGAACACTACCGTGACAAACTGCTCCAGAGG gagaaggaaaaggaaatggagagggaaagggaaagagacaagaaagacaaagaaaaatctgaatgcagatcaaaagacaaaaaggaaaaagaagaatgtACGCCAACAAGGAAAGAGAG GAAACGGCGACACAGCACGTCGCCCAGCCCGTCCCGGAGCAGCGGAAGCAGACGAGCGAAATCACCATCACCCAAATCAGAACGCTCAGAGCGATCTGAGAGATCACACAAAGAGAGCTCACGTTCCAGGTCTTCTCACAAAGATTCTCCCAGAGATGCCAGTAAAAAAGCCAAAAG GTCACCATCTGGCTCAAGGACACCCAAAAGATCAAGAAGATCACGATCCAGGTCACCTAAAAAGTCAGGAAAAAAATCCAGATCCCAGTCCCGCTCTCCACACAGATCCCACAAGAAATCAAAGAAAAGCAAACACTGA
- the U2SURP gene encoding U2 snRNP-associated SURP motif-containing protein isoform X6: MADKTPGGSQKASAKARPPDTTRSTSSPEPHPLLENKLKAFSIGKMSAAKRTLSKKEQEELKKKEDEKAAAEIYEEFLAAFEGSDGSKVKTFVRGGIVNASKGDHDTDEKRGKIYKLSSRFADQKSQPKESSSSNERPPSLLVIETKKPPLKKGEKEKKKSNLELFKEELKQIQEERDERHKTKGRLSRFEPPQSDSDGQRRSMDAPSRRNRSSGVLDDYAPGSHDVGDPSTTNLYLGNINPQMNEEMLCQEFGRFGPLASVKIMWPRTDEERARERNCGFVAFMNRRDAERALKNLNGKMIMSFEMKLGWGKAVPIPPHPIYIPHSMMEHTLPPPPSGLPFNAQPRERLKNPNAPMLPPPKNKEDFEKTLSQAIVKVVIPTERNLLALIHRMIEFVVREGPMFEAMIMNREINNPMFRFLFENQTPAHVYYRWKLYSILQGDAPTKWRTEDFRMFKNGSFWRPPPLNPYLHGMSEEQEPEAFVEEPSKKGALKEEQRDKLEEILRGLTPRKNDIGDAMVFCLNNAEAAEEIVDCIAESLSILKTPLPKKIARLYLVSDVLYNSSAKVANASYYRKFFESKLCQIYSDLNATYRAIQGHLQSENFKQRVMTCFRAWEDWAIYPEPFLIKLQNIFLGLVNIIEEKETEEVPDDLDGAPIIEEELDGAPLEDVDGIPIDVAPIDDLDGVPIKSLDDDLDGVPLDATEESKKNEPIFKVAPSKWEAVDESALESQAVTTSKWELFDQHEESEEEENQNQEEESEDEEDTQSSKSEEHHMYSNPIREEMSDSKSSSKYSEMSEEKRAKLREIELKVMKFQDELESGKRPKKQGQSLQEQVEHYRDKLLQREKEKEMERERERDKKDKEKSECRSKDKKEKEECTPTRKERKRRHSTSPSPSRSSGSRRAKSPSPKSERSERSERSHKESSRSRSSHKDSPRDASKKAKRSPSGSRTPKRSRRSRSRSPKKSGKKSRSQSRSPHRSHKKSKKSKH; this comes from the exons CCGCTTTTAGAAAACAAACTTAAAGCATTCAGTATTGGCAAGATGAGTGCTGCCAAGAGGACTTTAAGCAAAAAGGAGCAGGAGGAATTGAAGAAAAAG GAGGATGAAAAGGCTGCTGCAGAAATTTATGAAGAATTCCTTGCGGCATTTGAAGGAAGTGATGGCAGTAAAGTGAAGACGTTTGTCAGAGGAGGCATTGTTAATGCATCCAAAG GAGACCATGACACAGATGAAAAACGAGGAAAAATCTACAAACTTTCATCACGCTTTGCTGATCAAAAAAGTCAACCGAAAGAGTCTTCGTCCTCCAATGAGAGGCCTCCATCCCTTCTAGTGATAGAAACGAAAAAGCCA CCGttgaagaagggggaaaaagaaaagaagaaaagcaatTTGGAGCTTTTTAAAGAGGAATTAAAACA AATTCAAGAAGAGCGTGATGAAAGGCATAAAACAAAAGGGAGATTAAGTCGATTTGAGCCTCCTCAATCCGATTCAGATGGCCAGCGCCGCTCCA TGGATGCACCTTCAAGAAGAAACAGATCTTCGGGTG TATTAGATGACTATGCTCCAGGTTCTCATGATGTAGGAGACCCGAGTACAACAAATTTGTACCTTGGAAACATTAATCCCCAG ATGAATGAAGAGATGTTATGTCAGGAATTTGGACGCTTTGGACCTCTAGCAAGTGTCAAAATTATGTGGCCAAGAACTGATGAAGAAAGAGCAAGGGAAAGGAATTGTGGATTTGTAGCCTTCATGAACAGGAGAGATGCTGAACGTGCATTGAAGAACTTAAACG gGAAGATGATCATGTCTTTTGAAATGAAATTAGGCTGGGGAAAAGCTGTCCCTATTCCTCCACATCCTATATACATTCCCCATTCGATGATGGAGCATACTCTCCCACCGCCTCCTTCAGGACTGCCATTTAATGCTCAGCCCAGAGAGAGGTTGAAGAACCCCAACGCACCCATGTTGCCACCACCCAAAAACAAAGAGGATTTTGAGAAG ACTCTGTCGCAAGCCATAGTCAAAGTGGTTATCCCAACAGAAAG gaATTTGCTTGCGCTGATACATCGAATGATAGAATTTGTGGTGCGTGAGGGACCCATGTTTGAAGCCATGATTATGAATAGAGAAATCAACAACCCAATGTTCAG GTTTTTGTTTGAGAATCAGACTCCGGCCCATGTATACTACAGGTGGAAGCTTTATTCAATTCTACAg GGTGACGCTCCAACCAAATGGAGGACTGAAGATTTCCGTATGTTTAAAAATGGCTCATTTTGGAGACCACCTCCTTTGAATCCTTATCTCCATGGAATGTCAGAAGAACAAGAACCCGAAGCCTTTGTAGAGGAGCCAAGCAAGAAGGGCGCACTTAAGGAGGA ACAGAGGGACAAATTAGAGGAAATCCTGCGTGGGTTAACACCGCGTAAGAATGATATTGGAGATGCAATGGTTTTCTGTCTTAATAATGCTGAAGCCGCAGAAGAAATTGTAGACTGCATTGCTGAGTCGCTATCCATCTTGAAAACTCCACTTCCCAAAAAG ATTGCAAGATTATATTTGGTTTCTGATGTGCTATACAATTCATCTGCAAAAGTTGCCAATGCTTCATATTACAGAAAATT TTTTGAGTCAAAATTATGTCAGATATACTCTGATCTGAATGCAACCTACCGAGCAATACAAGGGCATCTGCAATCTGAAAACTTCaag CAACGGGTAATGACATGCTTCAGAGCATGGGAAGACTGGGCGATTTATCCAGAACCATTTTTGATCAAACTGCAGAATATTTTCTTGGGGCTTGTAAATATTATTGAAGAAAAGGAAACAGAG GAAGTACCTGATGATCTTGATGGAGCTCCTATTATTGAGGAAGAGCTTGATGGTGCTCCTCTAGAAGATGTGGATGGAATTCCTATTGATGTTGCTCCCATTGATGACCTTGATGGAGTTCCTATTAAGTCGCTTGATGATGATCTTGACGGTGTACCTT TGGATGCTACTGAAGAGTCTAAAAAGAATGAGCCAATTTTCAAAGTTGCCCCTTCAAAGTGGGAAGCAGTGGATGAATCTGCACTTGAATCACAAG CGGTAACAACATCTAAATGGGAACTGTTTGACCAGCATGAAGAatcagaagaggaggaaaatcagAA CCaagaggaagagagtgaagatgaGGAAGATACCCAGAGTTCTAAATCAGAGGAGCATCATATGTACTCCAATCCTATCAGAGAAGAAATGTCTGATTCAAAGTCTTCAAGCAAATACTCAGAAATGAGTGAGGAAAAACGTGCCAAACTCCGAGAGATTGAG CTGAAGGTAATGAAGTTTCAAGATGAACTGGAATCTGGAAAAAGGCCCAAAAAGCAAGGCCAGAGTCTTCAAGAACAGGTCGAACACTACCGTGACAAACTGCTCCAGAGG gagaaggaaaaggaaatggagagggaaagggaaagagacaagaaagacaaagaaaaatctgaatgcagatcaaaagacaaaaaggaaaaagaagaatgtACGCCAACAAGGAAAGAGAG GAAACGGCGACACAGCACGTCGCCCAGCCCGTCCCGGAGCAGCGGAAGCAGACGAGCGAAATCACCATCACCCAAATCAGAACGCTCAGAGCGATCTGAGAGATCACACAAAGAGAGCTCACGTTCCAGGTCTTCTCACAAAGATTCTCCCAGAGATGCCAGTAAAAAAGCCAAAAG GTCACCATCTGGCTCAAGGACACCCAAAAGATCAAGAAGATCACGATCCAGGTCACCTAAAAAGTCAGGAAAAAAATCCAGATCCCAGTCCCGCTCTCCACACAGATCCCACAAGAAATCAAAGAAAAGCAAACACTGA